The following proteins are encoded in a genomic region of Bacteroidota bacterium:
- a CDS encoding beta-galactosidase — MKKIDLSGQWQYITDEHSQKTLEEVSAGFFSGVNIAQADLPSNWELHGLRNFNGTVWYSREVEIDKLPAGTSVFLRFEGVDYFCEVYFNGVFCGRHEGYFAGFYVELPKNVPHSGKNLLIVKVTSPHEEPGEVWPLKKRLIKGVLNHHDCRPGGWDMEKGQNANTGGIWNSVSLIISSGIVPARVKVSYEFYNETECGLNIKLKLLAGDGEVKKDELKAVIITPQWEVIEIKRNPVFSHGVNKISLITKISNPQLWYPWDTGEQNLHELVLYYGNEEIFREHFGIRRVELDKDKRFYINGKELFLRGTNVIPEQLLSSLSVERIDGMVDLIKNANINIVRVHAHITRKEFYTACDKAGIMIWQDFPLQWTYDESSEFASTAIKQIKEMVNSFYNHPSIAFWCCQNEPGEQVETLDMHLEKAVREEDSLRIIRRASNYEEHPYDGWYWGTWEHYAGAPMGPLVTEFGAQALPAPESLGKFLKSVQPPYDWREWQYHNFQPDQTFNIAGIEQGSTLSAFVDNSQDYQAHLLSFAIHQYRRRKGKGITGAFQFFFMDCWESISWSIIDYYGVPKKGYEAVRKAFDPLLLSVFLRQEKFFPGSMLNFEIWVINDKYEEYDYCRIELLLNGSLVAEIDNFVIGCNSSLHFGQDYFNKIPVPGNTAKGDAVFDVILYSGDQVLRKESFNVTIRELS, encoded by the coding sequence ATGAAAAAGATTGATCTAAGCGGACAGTGGCAGTATATAACTGATGAACACTCTCAGAAGACTTTGGAAGAAGTATCTGCCGGTTTTTTTTCGGGAGTTAACATAGCACAGGCTGACCTCCCTTCAAACTGGGAGCTTCATGGTTTAAGGAACTTCAACGGCACAGTCTGGTACAGCCGGGAAGTGGAGATAGACAAATTACCCGCCGGCACTTCTGTATTTTTAAGATTTGAGGGAGTCGATTATTTCTGTGAAGTCTACTTCAACGGTGTATTTTGTGGAAGGCATGAGGGTTACTTTGCAGGCTTTTATGTGGAATTGCCTAAAAATGTTCCACACTCAGGTAAGAATCTGCTCATCGTAAAGGTTACCTCCCCTCACGAAGAGCCGGGTGAAGTATGGCCCCTCAAAAAAAGATTGATAAAGGGGGTGCTCAATCACCATGACTGCAGGCCCGGTGGATGGGATATGGAGAAGGGACAAAACGCAAACACCGGCGGTATATGGAATTCGGTATCGTTGATAATTTCTTCGGGGATTGTTCCCGCGAGAGTGAAAGTAAGTTATGAATTTTATAATGAAACAGAATGCGGACTGAATATCAAATTAAAACTTCTTGCCGGAGACGGGGAAGTAAAAAAAGATGAACTGAAGGCAGTGATAATAACACCCCAATGGGAGGTGATTGAGATAAAGCGAAATCCCGTCTTTTCTCACGGAGTTAACAAGATTTCACTGATAACGAAGATATCAAATCCTCAACTTTGGTACCCCTGGGACACAGGAGAACAGAATCTGCACGAACTGGTGCTCTACTACGGAAATGAAGAAATATTCAGGGAGCATTTCGGTATCAGGAGGGTTGAGCTTGATAAAGACAAACGGTTCTATATTAACGGGAAGGAATTGTTTCTAAGAGGTACTAATGTAATTCCTGAGCAACTTCTCTCCTCTCTTTCGGTTGAAAGAATAGACGGGATGGTGGACCTGATAAAAAATGCCAACATCAATATCGTCAGGGTTCACGCCCACATTACTAGAAAAGAATTTTACACAGCCTGTGACAAAGCAGGAATCATGATATGGCAGGATTTTCCATTGCAGTGGACATATGATGAATCATCGGAATTTGCTTCAACGGCAATAAAACAGATAAAGGAGATGGTAAACTCATTCTACAATCATCCTTCAATCGCTTTTTGGTGCTGTCAAAATGAACCGGGGGAGCAAGTGGAAACCCTCGATATGCACCTCGAGAAAGCAGTCAGGGAGGAGGACTCATTAAGAATCATTAGAAGAGCCTCCAATTACGAGGAGCATCCATATGACGGCTGGTACTGGGGTACATGGGAGCATTATGCCGGAGCACCAATGGGACCTCTCGTTACAGAGTTCGGAGCACAAGCCCTGCCTGCTCCCGAGTCACTTGGAAAGTTTCTGAAATCGGTGCAACCACCGTACGACTGGAGAGAATGGCAATATCACAATTTTCAACCCGATCAGACATTTAATATTGCAGGTATTGAACAGGGGAGCACGCTAAGTGCATTTGTGGATAATTCACAGGATTACCAGGCACACCTGCTCTCATTTGCGATTCACCAGTACCGCAGAAGAAAAGGGAAAGGAATAACGGGAGCATTTCAGTTTTTCTTCATGGATTGCTGGGAATCGATAAGCTGGTCGATTATCGATTATTATGGTGTTCCTAAAAAAGGATATGAGGCGGTAAGGAAAGCTTTTGATCCTCTGCTCCTCTCTGTGTTTTTGAGGCAGGAAAAATTCTTTCCCGGGAGCATGCTCAATTTTGAGATTTGGGTAATCAATGACAAGTATGAGGAGTACGACTATTGCAGAATTGAGTTGTTACTCAACGGTTCCCTGGTTGCTGAGATCGATAATTTTGTTATTGGATGTAACTCCAGTCTGCATTTTGGACAGGATTACTTCAACAAAATCCCGGTTCCCGGGAACACGGCAAAAGGTGATGCAGTCTTCGATGTGATTCTTTATTCAGGTGATCAGGTTCTCAGAAAAGAGAGCTTTAATGTTACTATCCGAGAGCTTTCATGA
- a CDS encoding aldo/keto reductase produces the protein MNYRKFGNTDLLVSETGFGAWGIGGAIKIGNIPIGWGETDDETSQKALLKAYDMGVNFYDTADFYGLGRSEEIIGKSFRNVRDVIIATKVGHRVGDDDTILLDYSKSHIISACEKSLKRLQRNEIDLYQLHSAKVIHLQQGECIEAMERLKEQGKIRYWGISLNTFDPYPEYDFLKSTGLCSSYQVVFNIINQKALDLINDAEQNGSAVIARMVIQFGLLTGKMNPNREFESTDHRSFRLTGDFISLVNEKLKPLHSSAANEGMRPLELAMSFPLWQKGISTIIPGIKTESQTVENINAIRPFNEKLDSLIKQLYRDELYTITELMKALG, from the coding sequence ATGAACTACAGGAAATTCGGGAACACAGATTTACTCGTCAGCGAAACAGGATTTGGAGCCTGGGGAATTGGTGGTGCGATAAAAATCGGGAACATTCCAATCGGATGGGGTGAAACTGATGATGAAACATCACAAAAGGCATTGCTGAAGGCTTATGATATGGGTGTAAATTTTTATGATACTGCCGATTTTTATGGTTTGGGAAGGTCGGAAGAGATAATCGGTAAATCATTCCGGAATGTAAGGGATGTAATCATCGCCACTAAAGTCGGGCACCGCGTGGGTGACGACGATACAATTCTGCTTGATTACAGTAAATCTCATATCATATCCGCATGTGAAAAAAGTCTAAAAAGACTTCAACGAAACGAAATCGACCTTTATCAGCTCCACTCTGCAAAAGTAATACACCTTCAGCAGGGAGAGTGCATTGAAGCCATGGAGCGACTGAAGGAACAGGGAAAGATCAGATACTGGGGAATTTCGCTGAATACTTTCGATCCTTACCCCGAGTACGATTTCCTAAAATCCACAGGCTTGTGCAGCAGTTATCAGGTGGTTTTTAACATAATCAATCAAAAGGCTCTCGACTTGATTAATGATGCAGAACAGAATGGCTCAGCGGTTATAGCCAGAATGGTCATTCAGTTCGGACTGCTCACCGGGAAAATGAACCCCAACCGGGAATTCGAATCGACCGACCACCGGTCATTCAGATTGACAGGTGATTTTATTTCCCTCGTAAACGAAAAATTAAAACCGTTGCATTCTTCGGCTGCAAATGAAGGAATGCGTCCACTGGAACTTGCAATGAGTTTCCCATTATGGCAAAAAGGTATCTCCACAATTATCCCCGGAATAAAAACAGAGAGTCAGACAGTCGAAAACATAAATGCGATTCGACCTTTTAATGAAAAACTGGACAGCCTGATAAAACAACTCTACCGGGATGAACTTTACACCATTACCGAACTCATGAAAGCTCTCGGATAG